A region of Larimichthys crocea isolate SSNF chromosome X, L_crocea_2.0, whole genome shotgun sequence DNA encodes the following proteins:
- the LOC104925402 gene encoding adhesion G protein-coupled receptor L1 isoform X2 — protein MAVSLWFLGVCVLTLGHVAPSSQAMSRAAMPFGLLRRELACEGYPIELRCPGSDVVMVETANYGRTDDKICDSDPFQMENTQCYLPDALKIMAQRCNNRTQCVVVAGVDVFPDPCPGTYKYLEIQYECVPYKVDQKVFVCPGSLLSIQPASSLLEAEHQSGAWCKDPLQAGDRLYVMPWTPYRTEMLYEYASWDDYRQNRVTTTYKLPSRVDGTGFVVYDGAVFYNKERTRNLVKYDLRTRIKSGEAVVVNANYHDTSPYRWGGKSDIDLAVDENGLWVIYSTEANNGRIVVSQVNPYTLRFEGTWATGFDKRGASNAFMACGVLYAVRSVFQDDEGQAEGRVGSDMVVYAYDTSRGQELPVQIPFPNPYQYISSIDYNPRDNQLYVWNNYYVLRYPLQFTPPPPTKGPLSSLMTTVRSYTATVALTPVRPSASHPIGVINRGPFDQRPITAMVPLTPRPPLRVPLAPGAPGQVGGCEGRVARGVQWPPTLKGETVERPCPKGSLGIASYQCMQSPVGWSSRGPDLSNCTSPWVSQIAQKIKSGENAANIAGELVNLTRGRIYAGDVSMSVRLIEQLLDILDSQLQALRPANKESAARNYNKLQKRERTCRAYVQAVVQIVDNLLGPEALVSWADMSSVDQSHSASLLLDAVEKGAFLLANNLYEGRFSDRAPNVDLEVYVLNTEADIQDLTFPHSYDSDSILQISALALQQYSNNGQVKLVLTLYKNLGSFLTTQNSTLRLGLGLAQGSEARRRSLVVNSHVISASVHRGTNRVYLSEPVIFTLRHLQLENHFGPNCSFWNASGVSGSGRWSTQGCRLLHTNNTHTTCACNHLSSYAVLMTYQQPAFGVGVEELLVYVVSWVGISVALVCLATCLTTLCCQGAPWHTDHSTIHCNLWANLLITELLFLVGANKTQYTVVCSIIAGLLHFSLLSVFCWLCLEGVELYLLQREVFEGRNSRRKYFYLCGYSIPGLVVAVSAAIDFRGYGSKTACWLRTDNYFIWSFLGPVAVVITLNLVVLVMTLHKMHGTAALKPDSSRHDNLRAWAVGSLTLLFLQSVTWSSGLMFLSAPSLLLAYLFSSLNTAQALLITILHCTLARKGQKDYGRCLRLSQCCVTSSSNSPDSVKGAALRSNSRYTSSQSRRATANRQSRIRRMWNDTVRRQTESSFIAADVNNTPTLNRAALGNHFLTNPVLQTHAGASPYDTMLAQGYNQPFTSTGTFRNKQKGGVSQSQESCGLDSVCLNGGYTPNTFTLHGLGTTPGSRAGVVGSTDLLREGGVGMGGDDISPALLTPHGATDLNSSAGIRRNLSDAAALEKMIISELVQSNLRPSVPMPVPPERYGSLARPHHHDRAALTHTATLTRHAQPPQEGWAATMQPNTRHNAQEGWQHTRHHTQDAETHSTTRGQDHATTPRLQDGWSHPRASGDSGESRELLKDGDRSLQGTLSRRGLQDRQQARPPDVQARPYSTLSRTPGTLSRHRNPVESSGGTDRDRERDKERERDRYRDRPLPPPPPPPPQESEPLYKALEEPLLMKQREAGVETWRGGQDREKDETFLLKRDGMMDEWRAGGTERAREESFTSQKRDGEIDEWRGGMERGREDSHLLEKRGGRMEVWRGGAETEQEETFITQKKDFGIDGWRGGIEREKDESLFLKDRDGWRAGIERENDKQKDRALDVWRGGMEIEREESFLFESKDGGLDTRKRGSLRYHGEREDSDSFALPLTPDLDLDPDSSPIYARDSNPSPLYPGERRSPTLSIFPRSSPPTNIFAPRDTNSPPNNLYSRHSPQVYSRSSSPPRFYTRTSPPTLSYPDSSPEGPEEVSPTGQPQRPALELPYSLGRPPLGPRPNHLQTFYQPPPLASNGDAVYTAEPTSEGDDGQMQRVTSL, from the exons ATGGCTGTGTCACTGTGGTTCCTGGGGGTGTGTGTGCTCACTCTGGGTCATGTGGCCCCCTCTAGCCAAG CTATGTCCCGAGCCGCCATGCCGTTTGGGCTGCTGCGCAGGGAACTGGCGTGTGAGGGTTACCCCATAGAGTTACGCTGCCCAGGAAGTGACGTGGTTATGGTGGAGACTGCCAACTATGGACGCACCGATGACAAGATCTGTGACTCAGACCCCTTCCAAATGGAGAACACACAGTGTTACCTTCCCGACGCACTCAAGATTATGGCCCAGAG gTGTAACAACAGGACTCAGTGTGTGGTGGTCGCGGGGGTCGACGTCTTCCCAGACCCCTGTCCTGGAACATACAAGTACCTGGAGATCCAGTATGAGTGCGTCCCTTACA AAGTGGACCAAAAAG TTTTCGTGTGTCCTGGCTCACTGCTCAGCATCCAGCCGGCCTCCTCTCTCCTGGAGGCAGAGCATCAGTCGGGAGCGTGGTGTAAGGACCCGCTGCAGGCCGGTGACAGGCTGTACGTCATGCCGTGGACGCCCTATAGGACAGAGATGCTGTATGAGTACGCCTCTTGGGACGACTATCGCCAGAACAGAGTCACCACCACCTATAA GCTGCCTAGTCGCGTGGACGGAACAGGCTTTGTGGTGTATGATGGCGCTGTGTTTTACAACAAGGAGCGAACACGCAACCTGGTCAAGTATGACCTGCGGACACGCATCAAGAGTGGTGAGGCAGTGGTGGTCAATGCCAACTACCATGACACCTCACCTTACCGCTGGGGAGGGAAGTCAGACATCGATCTGGCAGTGGACGAGAATGGCCTTTGGGTGATCTACTCTACTGAAGCCAATAATGGGCGCATCGTGGTCAGCCAG GTAAATCCATACACTCTGCGCTTCGAGGGTACCTGGGCCACCGGCTTTGACAAACGTGGGGCTAGCAATGCCTTCATGGCATGCGGTGTGCTCTACGCCGTGCGCTCCGTCTTCCAGGATGATGAAGGGCAGGCAGAGGGCCGAGTCGGCAGTGACATGGTGGTTTATGCCTATGACACCAGCCGTGGACAGGAGCTGCCTGTTCAGATACCATTCCCCAACCCCTACCAGTACATCTCCTCCATAGACTACAACCCCAGAGACAACCAGCTCTACGTGTGGAATAACTACTACGTGCTGAGATACCCACTACAGTTCACACCGCCTCCGCCCACTAAAG gtcccctctcctctctgatgACGACCGTCCGCTCCTACACAGCCACCGTCGCTCTGACCCCAGTGCGCCCATCAGCCTCTCACCCAATTGGCGTCATCAACCGAGGACCCTTTGATCAGCGGCCAATCACAGCCATGGTCCCTTTGACCCCACGTCCACCTCTGCGTGTTCCTTTGGCTCCCGGGGCCCCCGGTCAGGTGGGCGGATGTGAGGGCCGGGTGGCACGAGGGGTGCAGTGGCCACCCACCCTGAAGGGAGAGACGGTAGAGAGGCCCTGCCCTAAAGGTTCCCTGG gtaTCGCTTCCTATCAATGCATGCAGTCTCCAGTGGGTTGGAGCTCCAGAGGGCCTGACCTTTCTAACTGCACCTCTCCCTGGGTCAGCCAAATTGCACAGAAG ATTAAGAGTGGAGAGAATGCGGCCAACATTGCCGGAGAGTTGGTCAACTTGACACGTGGGCGGATCTATGCCGGTGATGTCAGCATGTCCGTCAGGCTAATTGAACAGCTATTGGACATCCTGGACTCCCAGCTCCAGGCCTTGAGACCAGCCAATAAAGAGTCAGCAGCACGCAATTACAACAAG cTGCAGAAGAGGGAACGCACATGCAGAGCTTATGTTCAg GCGGTCGTTCAGATAGTTGATAACCTGTTGGGTCCTGAGGCTCTGGTGTCTTGGGCAGATATGAGCAGTGTTGACCAGTCCCACTCAGCATCACTGCTTTTAGACGCAGTAGAAAAAGGAGCATTCCTATTGGCTAACAATCTCTATGAAGGCCGTTTCAGTGACAGGGCACCAAATGTTG atcTGGAGGTGTATGTGCTTAATACAGAGGCGGACATACAAGACCTGACGTTCCCTCACTCCTACGACAGTGACAGCATTTTGCAGATTTCAGCACTGGCTCTGCAACAGTACAGCAACAATG GCCAGGTGAAGCTGGTCCTCACTCTCTATAAGAACCTGGGCTCCTTCCTGACCACCCAGAACTCCACACTACGGCTCGGTCTGGGGCTGGCACAAGGGTCCGAGGCCAGGCGTAGGAGCCTGGTGGTCAACTCACATGTCATCTCTGCTTCTGTGCACAGAGGAACCAACAGGGTGTATCTCTCCGAGCCGGTGATCTTCACTCTCAGGCACCTGCAG CTGGAGAACCATTTTGGCCCCAACTGCTCTTTCTGGAACGCATCAGGTGTTTCTGGTAGTGGCAGGTGGTCTACGCAGGGCTGCCGCCTGttacacaccaacaacacacacactacctgcGCCTGCAACCACCTGTCCAGCTATGCTGTCCTCATGACGTATCAGCAGCCCGCT TTCGGGGTCGGGGTCGAGGAGCTTCTCGTCTATGTGGTGTCCTGGGTGGGCATCTCTGTCGCACTGGTGTGTTTGGCCACCTGCCTTACTACCCTGTGCTGCCAGGGGGCGCCCTGGCATACAGACCACAGCACCATTCACTGCAACCTGTGGGCCAACCTGCTCATCACTGAACTGCTCTTCCTTGTTGGTGCCAACAAAACTCAGTACACA GTCGTGTGCTCCATAATTGCTGGCCTGCTGCACTTCTCGTTGCTCTCAGTGTTTTGCTGGTTGTGTCTGGAGGGGGTGGAACTGTACTTGTTGCAGCGAGAGGTATTTGAGGGCCGTAACTCCAGGAGGAAGTATTTCTACCTGTGTGGCTACTCTATTCCTGGGCTGGTGGTCGCAGTGTCTGCAGCCATAGACTTCAGAGGCTATGGCTCAAAAACTGC atgctGGCTGCGAACAGACAATTACTTCATCTGGAGTTTTCTTGGACCTGTTGCTGTTGTCATTACG TTGAACCTGGTTGTCTTGGTGATGACCTTACATAAGATGCACGGCACTGCTGCTTTAAAGCCAGACTCCAGTCGCCATGACAACCTGAG GGCATGGGCGGTGGGCTCCCTGACACTGCTCTTCCTACAGAGCGTCACCTGGTCTTCGGGCCTGATGTTCCTGTctgctccatctctcctcctggcttacctcttctcctccctcaaCACCGCCCAGGCCCTCCTCATCACCATACTGCACTGCACCCTCGCCAGGaag GGTCAGAAGGACTACGGAAGATGCCTGCGTCTCTCGCAGTGCTGTGTCACTTCCTCTTCCAACTCTCCGGACTCCGTGAAGGGTGCTGCCCTGCGCTCCAACAGTCGCTACACCAGCAGCCAGAGTCGGCGAGCTACAGCCAACAGACAG AGTCGTATCAGGAGGATGTGGAATGACACTGTTCGCAGGCAGACTGAATCATCTTTCATAGCTGCGGATGTTAACAACACTCCAACTCTTAACCGTG CTGCGTTGGGAAACCATTTCCTTACTAATCCAGTGTTGCAAACTCATGCTGGAGCCTCTCCTTATGACACGATGCTGGCCCAGGGATACAATCAACCCTTCACCTCCACAG GAACCTTCAGAAACAAGCAGA AGGGTGGTGTGTCCCAGAGCCAGGAGTCATGTGGGCTGGACAGTGTATGTCTCAACGGAGGCTACACCCCTAACACTTTCACCCTGCACGGTCTGGGAACCACACCCGGGTCCCGAGCTGGAGTGGTGGGCAGCACTGACCTTCTGAGGGAAGGAGGAGTTGGTATGGGAGGGGATGACATCTCCCCAGCCCTCCTCACCCCCCACGGGGCCACAGATTTGAACAGCAGTGCTGGGATACGTCGTAACCTGTCTGATGCTGCGGCGCTGGAAAAGATGATCATATCAGAGCTCGTGCAAAGCAACCTGAGGCCCTCGGTTCCCATGCCTGTTCCTCCTGAGCGCTATGGAAGCCTGGCGAGGCCTCACCACCATGACAGGGCGGCTCTCACTCACACTGCCACTTTAACTCGACACGCACAGCCACCCCAAGAGGGCTGGGCTGCCACCATGCAGCCAAACACACGCCACAATGCACAAGAGGGCTGGCAACATACAAGGCACCACACACAAGATGCTGAGACACATTCTACCACACGTGGACAAGATCACGCCACAACTCCGCGCTTGCAAGATGGCTGGTCACACCCACGTGCTTCTGGAGATTCTGGAGAGTCCCGTGAGCTTCTTAAAGATGGTGACAGGTCCTTACAAGGTACTCTGAGTCGTCGGGGGCTCCAAGACAGGCAGCAAGCCCGCCCACCTGATGTTCAGGCTCGGCCCTACTCCACCCTCAGTCGCACCCCTGGTACTCTGTCCCGCCACCGCAACCCAGTAGAGTCGAGCGGAGGgacggacagagacagagagcgagacaaggagagagaaagggatcGGTACCGGGACAGGCCACTCccgcctccccctccccctcccccacaGGAGTCTGAGCCTCTGTACAAAGCTCTGGAAGAGCCGCTGCTGATGAAACAGAGGGAGGCAGGCGTAGAAACATGGAGAGGGGGACAGGACCGAGAGAAGGATGAGACATTTCTCTTAAAAAGAGACGGAATGATGGACGAATGGAGAGCAGGAGGAACcgagagagcgagggaggagtCTTTTACCTCTcagaagagagatggagagatcGACGAATGGAGAGGTGgaatggagagaggaagagaggattCTCATCTGCTCGAAAAGAGAGGTGGTAGGATGGAGGTGTGGCGGGGTGGAGCAGAAACAGAGCAGGAAGAGACTTTTATAACGCAGAAGAAAGATTTTGGGATTGATGGATGGAGAGGCGGCATAGAGCGAGAGAAAGATGAATCCTTGTTTTTAAAggacagagatggatggagagcaGGGATTGAACGAGAGAATGACAAACAGAAGGATAGAGCACTGGATGTGTGGAGGGGAGGGATGGAAATAGAAAGGGAAGAGTCTTTCCTGTTTGAGAGCAAAGATGGAGGTCTCGACACAAGAAAAAGAGGATCTCTTCGTTACCACGGTGAACGAGAGGATTCTGACAGTTTTGCTCTACCTTTGACCCCTGACCTCGACCTTGACCCTGATTCCTCACCGATCTATGCCCGAGATTCAAACCCCTCCCCGCTCTACCCTGGAGAACGACGCTCGCCGACACTCAGCATCTTCCCCCGAAGCTCTCCCCCGACGAATATCTTTGCTCCTCGAGATACTAACTCACCTCCGAACAATCTCTACTCCCGCCACTCACCCCAGGTGTACAGCCGAAGCAGCTCCCCTCCCCGCTTCTACACCCGCACTTCCCCTCCGACCCTCTCGTACCCAGACAGCAGCCCTGAAGGTCCAGAAGAGGTCAGCCCCACTGGCCAGCCACAGCGGCCCGCCCTGGAACTTCCCTACAGCCTTGGGCGACCCCCGCTGGGCCCTCGGCCCAATCACCTGCAGACCTTCTACCAGCCGCCGCCGCTGGCATCCAATGGAGATGCAGTGTACACAGCAGAGCCCACCTCTGAGGGAGACGACGGGCAGATGCAGCGGGTGACGAGCCTGTGA